From the Pseudomonas putida genome, one window contains:
- a CDS encoding LysR substrate-binding domain-containing protein, which yields MRRQLNGQMFVWLHVFSCAARHLSFTRCAEELHITPGAVSQQMRQLEERLGYKLFLRRARGVELSAEGQRLAQTVTEAYGSIEAELLRLDAGEIRGTLRLRSIPSFLAKWLTPRLPRFQQRYPEIELRLVAEDSAQALHPGDFDLAIDLNDGSYPGMLSTPLLDEQIFPVCSPTLLRGRPPLHGPADLVHYPLLHDITAWRGSSEYAEWEFYLEGIGATGLDVRRGHTFNRNHLTIEAAIAGIGVAIARRTLLNDELERGALIVPFGHPIANHKRYMVHYPPGGLNQPGARAVHDWLVEEAQGFRTLHPLVLPA from the coding sequence ATGCGACGACAACTCAATGGCCAGATGTTCGTCTGGCTGCATGTTTTCTCCTGTGCGGCGCGGCACCTGTCGTTCACCCGCTGTGCCGAAGAACTGCACATCACCCCCGGTGCGGTCAGCCAGCAGATGCGCCAGCTCGAAGAACGCCTGGGCTACAAACTGTTCCTGCGCCGTGCGCGCGGTGTGGAGCTGAGCGCCGAGGGCCAGCGCCTGGCACAGACGGTCACCGAGGCCTATGGCAGCATCGAAGCCGAACTGCTGCGCCTGGATGCCGGGGAAATCCGCGGCACTTTGCGCCTGCGCTCGATCCCGTCGTTCCTGGCCAAGTGGCTCACCCCCCGGCTGCCGCGCTTCCAGCAGCGCTACCCGGAGATCGAACTGCGCCTGGTCGCCGAAGACAGCGCCCAGGCCTTGCACCCCGGTGACTTCGACCTGGCCATCGACCTCAACGACGGCAGTTACCCCGGCATGCTGTCGACCCCGTTGCTGGACGAACAGATCTTCCCGGTCTGTTCACCCACGCTGCTGCGCGGCCGCCCACCGCTGCATGGCCCGGCGGACCTGGTGCATTACCCGCTGCTGCACGACATCACCGCCTGGCGCGGCAGTTCGGAATACGCGGAATGGGAGTTCTACCTGGAGGGTATCGGCGCCACCGGGCTGGATGTGCGCCGCGGCCATACCTTCAACCGCAACCACCTGACCATCGAAGCGGCGATCGCCGGCATCGGCGTGGCCATTGCGCGGCGCACGCTGCTCAATGACGAGCTTGAGCGCGGCGCCTTGATCGTGCCGTTCGGCCACCCCATCGCCAATCACAAGCGCTACATGGTGCACTACCCGCCAGGCGGGTTGAACCAGCCCGGCGCCCGTGCAGTGCACGACTGGCTGGTGGAAGAAGCCCAAGGCTTTCGCACCTTGCACCCACTGGTGCTACCGGCCTGA
- a CDS encoding DUF3313 domain-containing protein: MKSLPRVTLLCAALLAVAACSSNRVDPKDYSGFLKDYSRLQEAKSPTGASVMRWIDPKVDVNRYTQVFIEPSQFYPKPQATAVISQQTLGEITRYFNEALRREMGSVLTLAKAPGPGTIVVRPAITAVSTSNESLKPYEFIPIALVSAGVNTAMGGRDQEVDVGVEAAFLDGANQKVLAQVVRKGTGKELENDKTQLTLNDVKPVLDGWAKDMRASFLTLKNKSNR; the protein is encoded by the coding sequence CAACCGCGTGGACCCCAAGGACTATTCCGGCTTCCTCAAGGATTACAGCCGCCTGCAGGAAGCCAAGAGCCCAACCGGTGCATCGGTGATGCGCTGGATCGACCCCAAGGTCGATGTCAACCGGTACACGCAGGTCTTCATCGAGCCCAGCCAGTTCTACCCCAAGCCGCAAGCGACGGCGGTCATTTCCCAGCAGACGCTGGGTGAAATCACTCGCTACTTCAACGAGGCCTTGCGCCGTGAAATGGGCAGCGTGCTGACCTTGGCCAAGGCACCCGGCCCAGGCACCATCGTGGTACGCCCGGCGATCACCGCGGTTTCTACAAGCAATGAAAGCCTCAAACCTTACGAATTCATCCCGATCGCGCTGGTTTCGGCGGGCGTCAACACCGCGATGGGTGGTCGCGACCAGGAAGTCGATGTCGGTGTCGAAGCGGCCTTCCTCGATGGCGCCAACCAGAAGGTGCTGGCTCAGGTGGTGCGCAAGGGCACCGGCAAAGAGCTGGAGAACGACAAGACCCAGCTGACCCTGAACGATGTCAAACCCGTGCTCGACGGCTGGGCCAAGGACATGCGCGCCAGCTTCCTTACCCTCAAGAACAAGAGCAACCGCTAG
- a CDS encoding L-serine ammonia-lyase: MAISVFDLFKIGIGPSSSHTVGPMRAAASFAQALRERGLLAQVQRIEVRLYGSLSATGVGHATDRACLLGLMGQWPDRIDPATIEPRIHQLLQEQCLMLDGSHPLEFQYARDMLLLDESLPYHPNAMALEAVGGQGSLFQQTYYSIGGGFIVEQGEIDAPQAEANAVHLPYEFSSGAELLALCKANNLSVGQLMLANECAWRPEAEVREGLLRIWAAMRDCVDNGLRNEGILPGGLNVKRRAARLHRSLQEAGQPNVIGSTLSAMEWVNLFALAVNEENAAGGRMVTAPTNGAAGIIPAVLHYYMKFNPNACDDDVVAFLLAAAAVGILCKKNASISGAEVGCQGEVGSACSMAAAGLAEVLGATPPQLENAAEIALEHNLGLTCDPVGGLVQVPCIERNAIAAVKAINAVQMALRGDGEHFISLDRVIRTMRDTGADMHANYKETSRGGLAVAFVEC; the protein is encoded by the coding sequence ATGGCTATCAGTGTTTTCGACCTTTTCAAAATTGGCATCGGCCCGTCCAGTTCCCACACCGTAGGCCCGATGCGGGCGGCGGCGAGCTTTGCCCAGGCTTTGCGCGAACGTGGCCTGCTGGCGCAGGTACAGCGTATAGAAGTGCGGCTGTACGGCTCGCTTTCAGCCACCGGGGTCGGCCATGCCACTGATCGCGCCTGCCTGCTCGGCCTGATGGGACAGTGGCCGGACCGCATCGACCCGGCCACCATCGAGCCGCGTATCCATCAGCTGCTGCAGGAGCAGTGCCTGATGCTCGATGGCAGCCATCCGCTCGAATTCCAGTATGCCCGCGACATGCTGCTGCTGGACGAAAGCCTGCCTTATCACCCCAATGCCATGGCCCTGGAAGCAGTGGGCGGGCAGGGCAGCCTGTTCCAGCAGACCTACTATTCCATCGGCGGTGGCTTCATCGTCGAGCAGGGCGAGATCGATGCACCGCAGGCCGAGGCCAACGCCGTTCACCTGCCGTACGAGTTTTCCAGCGGCGCCGAACTGCTGGCGCTGTGCAAGGCCAACAACCTGAGCGTTGGCCAACTGATGCTGGCCAACGAGTGCGCCTGGCGGCCAGAAGCCGAAGTGCGCGAAGGCCTGCTGCGGATCTGGGCGGCGATGCGCGACTGTGTCGACAACGGCCTGCGCAATGAAGGCATCCTGCCCGGCGGGCTCAACGTCAAGCGCCGTGCCGCACGCCTGCACCGCAGCCTGCAGGAAGCCGGGCAGCCCAACGTGATCGGTTCGACCTTGAGTGCCATGGAGTGGGTCAACCTGTTTGCCCTGGCGGTCAATGAAGAGAATGCCGCCGGCGGGCGCATGGTCACCGCGCCCACCAATGGCGCCGCGGGCATCATCCCGGCTGTGTTGCACTACTACATGAAGTTCAACCCGAACGCCTGTGACGACGATGTGGTGGCGTTTCTGCTGGCCGCTGCCGCAGTCGGCATCCTGTGCAAGAAGAATGCATCGATCTCCGGGGCTGAAGTCGGCTGCCAGGGCGAGGTTGGCTCAGCCTGCTCGATGGCCGCTGCGGGCTTGGCCGAAGTACTGGGCGCCACACCGCCGCAACTGGAAAACGCCGCTGAAATCGCCCTGGAGCATAACCTCGGGCTGACCTGCGACCCGGTCGGCGGGCTGGTTCAGGTGCCGTGCATCGAGCGCAATGCGATAGCTGCAGTGAAGGCGATCAATGCCGTGCAGATGGCCCTGCGGGGTGATGGCGAGCACTTCATCTCGCTCGATCGGGTGATCCGCACCATGCGTGATACCGGTGCCGACATGCATGCCAACTACAAGGAGACGTCACGGGGTGGCCTGGCGGTAGCGTTCGTCGAGTGTTGA
- a CDS encoding phosphoethanolamine transferase, whose product MSVLSTGGAGAARLLKAEWPSLVLWAFLLSPLLARLLADCQCAKIDLLVLYTFAISFLWLLAIRFVSANQFKVHLLLLPFYLLASIDLFVVLNFNSRLTAAYLFIALTNYKEATDFFATYWRSIAGILAVFAVCYGVGLAGLHGRRLYRNKAILVLALGGLLLGYGAYFYKTVKANSLSKGAVLDLVAKDQSTPVGYLSQIGLTATLYVESKGYIKQRLESEVKITSISDQADIETLVFVIGESSRPHNWSLYGYQNRTTPHLDQQPGLFKFNRMCTTAPYTSVAVPSLLSLEPIRDWDLIASNKSLVGIFRAAGYDTYWLSSQEVDSFGGIIPQIAAEAQYRQYLERSYDGALIPVLQNVLGKANGHRQAIFIHIKGSHFEYARRFPSDFAQFKPASGSQKDRVTADYDNSVLYTDWLLSSIIQQLTASQKKALLVYSSDHGENLLDDSRQLLGHGMGNEYDLSTSAFVWSSGNLSPEQSGKLQKLKAREDQQVSIASLPHTLLNMTGISMPGYDSTQDLLSDDFKTSECPHLLGTGYVPSFNFDIKHIAAE is encoded by the coding sequence ATGAGCGTCTTGTCAACGGGAGGGGCAGGTGCCGCCAGGCTGCTGAAAGCCGAGTGGCCCTCGCTGGTGCTATGGGCGTTTCTGTTGTCGCCGCTGTTGGCCAGGCTGTTGGCGGATTGCCAATGCGCGAAGATCGACTTGCTGGTCTTGTACACCTTTGCCATTTCATTTTTGTGGCTGCTGGCAATCCGCTTCGTGTCCGCCAACCAGTTCAAAGTGCATCTGCTGCTGCTGCCCTTCTATCTGTTGGCGAGCATCGACCTGTTCGTCGTGCTGAACTTCAATTCGCGCCTGACGGCGGCGTATCTGTTCATTGCCTTGACCAACTACAAGGAAGCGACGGATTTCTTCGCCACCTACTGGCGCTCGATCGCCGGCATCCTGGCTGTGTTCGCAGTGTGTTACGGGGTGGGGCTGGCCGGGTTGCATGGCCGCCGCCTGTACCGCAACAAGGCCATTCTTGTGCTGGCGCTGGGCGGCTTGCTGCTGGGCTATGGGGCTTACTTCTACAAGACCGTCAAGGCCAACTCGCTGAGTAAAGGGGCAGTGCTCGACCTGGTGGCGAAAGACCAGAGCACGCCCGTCGGTTACCTGTCACAGATCGGCCTGACGGCGACCTTGTATGTAGAGTCCAAGGGGTACATCAAGCAGCGCCTGGAGTCAGAGGTCAAGATCACCAGCATCTCCGACCAGGCCGACATCGAGACCCTGGTGTTCGTCATCGGCGAGTCTTCGCGCCCGCACAACTGGTCGTTGTACGGCTACCAGAACAGGACCACCCCCCACCTCGATCAGCAACCAGGGCTGTTCAAGTTCAACCGCATGTGCACGACCGCGCCCTATACCTCGGTCGCCGTGCCTTCGCTGCTGAGCCTGGAACCCATCCGTGACTGGGACCTGATTGCGTCGAACAAATCGCTGGTAGGGATCTTCCGTGCGGCCGGTTACGACACCTACTGGTTGTCTTCACAGGAGGTCGACAGCTTCGGCGGGATCATTCCGCAGATCGCCGCAGAAGCTCAATACCGCCAGTACCTGGAGCGCAGCTATGACGGTGCGCTGATACCGGTTTTGCAGAATGTGCTGGGCAAGGCCAATGGGCATCGGCAGGCGATATTCATTCATATCAAGGGCAGCCACTTCGAGTACGCACGGCGTTTCCCAAGCGACTTCGCCCAGTTCAAGCCCGCCAGCGGTAGCCAGAAAGACCGGGTCACGGCCGATTACGACAACTCGGTGCTGTACACCGATTGGCTACTGTCCTCGATCATTCAACAGCTGACGGCCAGCCAGAAGAAAGCGCTGCTGGTCTACTCGTCGGACCACGGCGAGAACCTCCTGGATGACAGCCGGCAACTGTTGGGCCATGGCATGGGTAATGAATATGACCTGTCGACCTCGGCGTTTGTCTGGTCCAGCGGCAACCTCTCGCCGGAGCAGTCGGGCAAACTGCAGAAGTTGAAGGCCAGGGAAGATCAGCAGGTCAGCATCGCCTCGCTGCCGCATACGCTGCTGAACATGACCGGGATATCGATGCCGGGCTATGACAGCACGCAGGACTTGCTCAGCGATGACTTCAAGACCTCGGAATGCCCGCATCTGCTCGGCACCGGCTACGTGCCGTCGTTCAACTTCGACATCAAGCACATCGCCGCCGAGTGA